GCGGGTCCCCAATCCTGTTGAACCGGTAGATACATATTGCCTGCTTGTGATATAATTAAAACTGGTTTTTCCCAGGTAACTCTGGTAAAACAGGTTGCCTGTTGTACCTACGCTGCCATATAAACGTAAAGTGGAAAGAATGTTATTTGGCTGGAAAAAATGTTCCTGGTGCAGGCTCCAGCTGGCCCCGGCGGACCAATGGATTGTAGCTGGGTGATTTTTACTGTATTGAGACGACTCATCGGCATTGACAGTGCCTTCCAGCTGATACCGGTTATCGTAACTATAACCAAGGTTACCATAACCTGAAATAAGCCGGGTGGTTATTTTACCCGCATCGGGCCTGGTATTGAGATAGGCATTGCCCAAAGCCAGGTCAGCGAATTTATCGCTGGTAAAACCAGCCAATGTAATACCAGCCGACTGGCTGTTGGTTTGCTGGGCAATTACACCCGTGGAAACATACAGCTGGTGCCGGTCGATCTTTTTAGTATAATCCAGGTTCAGATTACCATCAATACTCAGGAAATCATTTGCAATCTGCGTATAGGTACCTCTTTTAAAAAAACTATCGGGCGGAAAGTTGGCAAAGGCAAGATGACTGGGTGGCAAAAAGTTGTTGGTTTCATCCGACTGTTTACTGATACTCATTCTGCCGCTCAGTTTGAAACCATTCCCGATGCTCCAGACAGCAGACAGCACATCGCTCAGCCTTGAATAATCAGTTGTATTGGTGGTAGACAGGCCGCCGTTCCAGGCAGGATTGAAAAAACGCACCGTATCGGGGTTGGCATACATATCCAACAGCTTTTTAAATCCATGGGTCACCGGGTTAACGGGGTCCCAGAAAGCATTCTGTTTGGCATAGTCGGCAAAATTGCCATATGGGGAATTAGCTGCTTTGGAAGAGGTTACGGAAAGATAATTGGTTAAAAAAACATTCTTTACGTGTACATTTAAATAAGCGCCCAGGTTGATGTTCTTTCTGCCGGAACCTTTCATCACCCCCTGCATAGCATTATACGCCACATCTGCTCCATAAGCAATATCAAGGTCCCCCCCCTCGAGCGATAATGAATGGCGTTGTCCTATGCCCGTTTGAGTAGGTACAGCCAGCCAGTTGGTGTTCACCCCATCATCTACCTGCTGCTGCCTGTTTTGCCAGGCTGCGGCATTATTTGTGTATACCCCTGCTGCTTTATCAAGACCCAGCTTTTCTGCTGCGGTTGGTAAATGATAGGAAGACAGATCGGGTGAAGCAATTTGCACCTGGCCGGTATATGTTACGTTCATACGGCCGGCTTTCGGCTTCAGGGTTTGAATAAGCAATACGCCGTTCCCACCCCGGGCGCCATAAGCTGCCGTGGCTACCGCATCTTTCAACACCACGATCCTTTCAATGCGGTTCACATCTATATCAAGCACACTTTGCAAGGCAACCTGTACCCCGTTCAATATTATCACCGGCTGGTTGGGGTTATAAATGTCACTGGCTACAAAATCGCCGGTGGAGGGATTCAATTGCGCATTGGTATTGGAAACACCTCCATGGGTGGCCATGGTAGCTGATGCTGGAAAATTATTGCGGCCTCTGATACTTATAGCAGGGGCTGCATTGGGATCGTTGCCGGTATAATTATTTACTTCAACTATTAAGGAGGGAGCAAAATATCTTAGAACGCTGATGAAGTTGAGGGCATTTACTTTTCGCAATTCGGCGCCATCGATGACCGAGTAAGCAGCCGCCGTATTTTCAAGCGGGCGCTGGTACAAACCGTTTGTAAAATCTTCCAGCGGCACATCCCTTTCCTGTTTAATCAGGCGAACCGTCAACTCCGGTTCTACCTTTTTATCCTGCGATAAATAACCGATCCTTGAGATATTGACCACCTGGTAGTTTTTCACCGAATCAAGTTCTGCATATCCGTTCTCATTTGTATAAAACCTGTGTTTACCAATCATGACAAGCGCTTTGTTCAAGCCCGTGTCGCCCGACAGGTCTTTAACATAGATCCTGACTTTGTGATAGATGGAAGGAATACTGTCGCGCCTGATGACCTGAAAGTTTTCCCGCGCATATAGTGTATTGACAAGACATAGCAGTACAACGCCAAAGGCAATTACAAGCTTCGTTTTTTTCATTAGCGAGTTATAGGTTTTGGAATACTGGAATGTTAAATTAACAGAGTTTTGGGAGGTTGTTTTGACTGTTCTACAAACTGGACATTCCAGTTGACCAATATTCCCTTCAGACTGACCAAAATTTCATCAACCAATACCATTGATTCGTCCGGCAAAAACAACAACATGTCCATTGAAAAAATTGTACGCCCAATATTTTAATAGATTACTGTGGTCAATTGCATTTTTAAAATTGAGTTTGTTTACTTTTTAATATTGAAACCTTGACGCCGCTGCTTTTTAATCGAAGGCCATTCCCTGTTTTGCTTGCTCACTGGGCGGCCTGGATCATTATATATTCGCTTAGCTATCTTCCCACTGCCTTAAATGCCCCCAGGATCAACTGGACCCTTTTTTACCAGCAATATCTGGGGTTGAGTTCTGTTAACTTCTTTTTATTTTACGTGGTAGCTTTTTACCTGTTGCGCGGGCTGGGCATGCAAAAAACCAGGTGGATCTGGTTGGCTATAAGCTGTATTGTATTGGTAATCTTGTTTACTTATTTGAAATTCCGGCTCTATACTTATTTCACCGGGCAGGCGCTCTATAACAATATAAATGCCCCTGAATTCCTGAAGCAGCGTTGGCATAAAGAAACAACCAAGCCCCTGGGGATCTTCAGCTACCACTTCAGAAGCTATTTTCAGGCGAATCTGTTCTATTCATTTTCGATTGTGGTGGTTGCCATAGCTTACCGCTCCGTTATTGCCTGGTACCTCCAGGAAAAAAGCAGGCGGGAACTGGAGAACCAGAAATTGAAGGCAGAACTGGCCTTCCTGGAAAGCCAGATCAACCCACATTTCCTGTTCAATGCCCTGAATAATATTTATGCCTTATCGGTGCAGGAAAACAGCAAATTGACTGGCAACAGTTTGTTGAAGCTGTCGGACCTGTTGCGGTATATGCTGTACGAAAAAGAGGAAGCGGGCGACCTGGTACCGCTCGATAAAGAGATCCTGCACATCAATAATTACATTGACCTGGAGAAGATCCGTCACCGGGGCCCCATTCATATTGATTTCTCCATACAAGGTGAGATAAATGGTAAAATGGTAGTGCCCCTGCTGATCTTTCCATTGATAGAGAACGCCTGCAAACATGGCATTCTTACTGACGCTAAAAGCCCGGTTACCATACTCCTGAACGTAACTGAAGACCGCCTGGAATTTTCACTGGCCAATTATTGCAATAATTACCAAAAGGACAAAGCGGGTGGTATTGGGGTGCAGAATGTAAAAAAACGACTGGAGTTGATCTATGGCGCACAACATAGCTTTCAGGAAATAAAAACCGGGAACAGGTATACTGTAAATTTAAACATACCATTATAACGTATTATGTCTTCTATGTTCACCTGCATGGTCATTGACGATGAGCCGCTGGCCATCCAATTGCTGGCAAACCATATCGGCAAACTGCCTTTTCTGGAACTTACCAACGAGTTCAATGATCCCATGGAGGCGTTGCTCAGTTTCAGCAACCATCCCGTTGATCTTATTTTCCTGGATATCCAAATGCCCCAGTTGAATGGCATTCAGTTTATGAAGCTGTTACAGAACCGGTCCCGGGTAATTATCACGTCTGCCTACCAGAAATACGCCATAGAAGGGTTTGAACACGATGTGGTGGATTATTTATTGAAACCCATCCGGTTTGAACGGTTTTACAAAGCGGTTGAAAAGGCTTATAAACTAAAAAATCCCGACCAGCAACCGGAGCCGCCAAAAGAATTACAACCTGCTACCGGTGGGTATATTTTTGTAAAAGTGGAAACGAGAATGGTAAGGATAGAACTGGATGATATTTTGTTTGTTGAGGGGTTGAAAAACTATGTATCCATCAATACAAAAACCCAAAAGTTCATTTCCCTGCAAACAATGAAACAACTGGAAGAAACTTTACCGCATAACCGTTTTGTACGGGTACACAAAAGCTTCATCATTGCGCTCGACAAGATCAGCTCCATCGAGCGCCAGGAAATAACTATCCAGGATCGCATTGTGCCCATTGGCCTTACTTTCCAGGAACAATTTTTCAAATTGCTGGATGCGCTGTAACGAAAACTCATCCATTAAAACCGGCAATTGGTACGGCAAAAACACCAATATATCCTTTGTCATTTTCTTTCCTTCATTAAATCAATAGATTACCGCCGTCAATACTATTTAAAAAACGTTCACTACATTTTAATATTGCCTCTTTTGACGCCCGCGCTTTTTAACAGAAGGCCTTTGTTTATATTTTTTGCTCATTGGGCAACCTGGTTGCTTGTATATGCGATCACCTTTCTTCCCATGGCATTGAATGCACCGTGGATCGGCTGGGCCTTTTTTTGTGAAAGCTTCCTGGTAATAGCCACTGTTAACTTCCTGCTGTTTTACCTGGCGGCTTTTTACCTGATGCAAAAGATTGAAATTAAAAGAACCAGGGGGGCCTGGTTAAGTATCAGCTGTCTTGTATTGCCCGTGTTATTAACTTACCTTAAATTCAGGATCTCGGTTTATTTTATGGGGCATGTGCTGGCCGATAAAACTGTACAACTGCCTGCTTCCTACCGGGAGCAATGGCAGGAAGCAACACAGGGAACCCGGGGCTTATTCAGCGCCCCCTTTAAAACCTATTTTCAAACGAACATCTATTTTTCGTTTTCCATTGTTGTAATAGCCATTGCCTATCGCTCGGCCGTTGCCTGGTACCTGCAGGAAAAGAACCGGCGCGAACTGGAGAACCAGAAATTACGGGCCGAACTTTCGTTCCTTGTAATGCAGGTAAACCCCCATTTCCTCTTCAATGCACTGAACAATATTTATTCCTTGCTGGTACTGGAAAACAGTAAACTGGCAGGGAACAGCATTCTTAAACTCTCGGAACTGCTGCGGTATATGTTGTATGAAAAAGCGGATGAGAACAATAAAGTGGCGCTTGAAAGAGAGATCCGGCATATCAACAGCTATATCGACCTGGAAAAAATGCGCCGTTCCGAACGGGTGTATTTCAACTTCTCCATTGAAGGTGATGTTTGCACCAAACGGGTAGCTCCCCTTCTGCTGTTCCCATTGGTAGAAAATTCTTTCAAACATGGGGTGCTTACCGACCCCGGCAAACCGGTGATTTTACAGTTAAACGTAACAGATGAGCAATTGTATTTTTCCCTGGAAAACTACAAGAACAGTCATCTGAAAGACACAGTGGGCGGCATTGGCATTCAGAATGTAAAAAAACGCCTGGAGCTTATCTATGGCAGCCATTTTACTTTCCATGAAACTCAAAACGAGGAGGTGTATAAAGTAAAATTACAATTACCTTTATGAATGAAAATGTCCCTGCTATGTTGCAATGCATGGTAATAGACGACGAACCCCTTGCCATTCAGCTGCTGGTGAACCACATCGGCAAAGTGCCTTTTTTACAACTGGCCGGCACCTTTAACAACCCCATGGAGGCTTTGCTCCACATTAACACAAACCCCATCGACCTCATTTTCCTGGATATTCAAATGCCCCAGTTAAACGGCGTACAGTTTATGCAATTACTGCAAAACCGCGCCCAGGTAATTGTAACCTCTGCGTATGACAAATACGCCATCGATGGGTTTGAACACAATGTGGTGGACTATATGATAAAGCCCATTGCGTTTGAACGATTTTACAAGGCCGCTGAAAAGGCTTATAACCTGAAAAACCCGGGCCAGAAGGCAGAACAACCTAAAGACGCCTACCCTGCCACAGGCGGTTACATTTTTGTGAAGGTGGAAACCAAGATGGTGCGGGTAGAGCTGGACGATATTTTATTTATAGAAGGGCTGAAGAACTATGTATCCATTCAAACAAAAACCCAGCGCATTATTACCCTGCAGGTAATGAAGCAGCTGGAAGAAATATTGCCACCCAATCGCTTCGTACGGGTGCACAAGAGCTACATTATTGCGCTGGACAAGATCACTTCCATCGAGCGCCAGGAGATCACGATCAAAGACCGCATTATTCCTATTGGGATCACTTATCAGGAGCAGTTCTTTAAACTACTGGAGACGAGGAAACCCTAGTAGTGAGTTGTGAGTTGTCAGTTGTGAGTGGGTTCCCGACTGTTCAGAAGTCTAAAAAATCGCGAGCTCACTCACAACTCACTACTGACAACTCACTATTTAATAAACACTATCGTACTGGGATTAATTGCCGGTGAAGTTGAGAAGTTAAACTTCTTATTACCATTCTTATCAAAGCAAAATACCTCGCCTGAAGTTTTGTAATCTTTTGCATCGGTAACGTATACATCGCCATTGGCAGGATCTACATTCACATTATACGGGTTCATTACTTTGGTGCCATCGGTAACGAAGTTGGCGCTCACCTGGGAAAAATCGGTGGTGCTTAATTTACGTACGGTTGCTACGCCATAATAACTGGCCGCGGCATACAGGGCATTGTTATAGTATTTGATGCGGCCTACTGCGGTATCAGCTACTTTTACAACTGAATTGGTGGCAGTGCTTACTTTAACCAGTCTTGATTTATACAAACCGGCATAATCAGGTCCACAGGAGATGTACAAATTACCAGCCTCATCTGAAGTCATATAGCCGGGGTTATAGCCTACGGTTATTTTTTTAGTTTCGGTCATGGTGGTCAGGTCTACTATAGAAACCGTTGAATCGCTCACGGCATTCAATGCACCGGAAACAGCCACATATAATTTATCGCCCAGGATAGCCATTTGCTCCAGGTTGGGCCCGATGTTGATGTCCTTTTCAATAGCCAGGCTGGTGGTATCGATCACTGAAACTTTACCATCCCAGTTAGACACCAATACTTTGCCTTTATAAGACGTTACATAACGTGGCTGACGGTTTACATTGCCGGCGGTTTTAAAACTGATGTTGGTGATCTTTACACCTGTATGCGCATCGGCAACAGTTACCACCCCTGATTCATTCATTACAATATACAGTTTGGTACCATAGATCAACATGTCGTTACCCGTATCGCCCAGTCCGGTACCGCCGTTTGTTTTGGCGAAAAAATCGGTACTGCTAACGCCGGTAGTGTTATTGTAATACGAAAGCATGCTGTTGTTTTGCTGCCACAGTCCTTCGCTCAATACATATACCCCGGTGGTAACTTTTGGCGCCGACGAATCGTCCTTATCTTTTTTACACGATGTTATACCAATTACCAATAGGGATACAAACAAAATGATCCTGTTGTGTTTCATTGCAATGAATTATAAATTATTAAAAAGCAAACTTATTTTCCATGATCTGCCCGGCATTGGGAAATACCGTACCACGTCATACTTTTGATGGGTAATATTATTTACCTCGCCCTTTACCTGCATGGCCACCTGTTTTATGTGCAGCTGCCGGGTAACAAACACATCATGCACGCCCCACCCTTCCACCTGGTTGTAGGCGTTGTTCTCACCCAATACATACCGCAACCCGGAAAACAACAGGCTGTAACCGGCCGTCCATTTACGGTAGCTTACACTGGCCAATGCCGAACCGGAGTGATCGGGTGTATACGGGATGCGGTTCTTCCAGGTAGCAGAAGCGGGGTCAGTAACATCCAGCGCATGCTGAAAGGTGTAACTCATGCGGGTGAACCAGCTTACCTGTTCACTGAAAGCGCCATCTGCTTCAGTGGATACATCCACCCCTTTGATGCTTACCCTGCCCAGGTTCAGCATCGTCCACCCAAACAGGTATTTCCCCGGAATGGCCACTATTTTATCCTTTATTGAATTGTAATACGCATCCACACTGATGCTAAGGTGTTTTACCACGCCCTTCACCGGCGATGCATACACAATGCCGGCATTGTATTGCCGTGCATATTCGGGCCGCAGCGACACATTGCCAATGATGCGGTAATACAGGTCGTTGAAAGTGGGCATTCTGAAAACATGTTTATAAAACAGGCGCAGCATAAACGGGCTTTGCGCCGATACCTTTCCATTAAAGGCGAAGGAAGGTGTTAACTTATTGATGGTGCCGGCGGCTTTGCCACTTTTTACCTGGTCATTGATGGTTGTAAGCAAGGCTGAGCCATTGAGCTGCCAGAGCGGGCGGGCATAATTCAACGCCACGTTGTTCCAAAAGCTTTTACGGGTAGGATACACAAAATCGGCCATATTGGAGTTCAGCTTCATATACGCCGCATCTGACGAGGCGGAGGCTGTTAAACGTTCCCCTATCAGCTGACTCAATGCGGCACTGGCGTAATATTCGTATTGGGTAAACCGGTTATCGAGCCCGTTGGTATTATTCAAATAATCCGGATCGATGTACCGGGTATAGCTGCGGGTGGCCTTTGCAGACACCAGTAACCCCGTTTTGTTATGATTGAAATATTTCCGGTAGCGGCTTTGTAAATAATAGTCTTCATTCCACAAATGCTGCGCAGACCGGTCGTTATAAAAAACCACCGTGCCCGGTAAGCCGCGGCTGCTGTTATACCCCGACAATTTTACCTGCCAGGTGGCGCTGTCGGCAAACTGTTTCAACAAATTCACTTCGCCCTGAAAAGATTTCACATCAGTATTCTGACGTTTGGCGTGTGTTGAGGAAGTACCATTATCGAGATAATACGGATAATTTCCCTTTGAAACAATGCCTTCTGCATTTACCCCAATGGCCATGTGTTTGGGCAATACCAGGTTCATGCCGGCAGCAGGTTGCCATAAACCAAAGGAGCCAGCCTTCAGGCCCGCCTGCCAACGATTGTGTTGCAGGGCTTCGGTTGAAAATGAAAGGGTGTTAATAGACAGCATGGCAGCGGAGGCATAGGCCCGCGCGGGCTGCAGCATAGTTTGTGCATTCGCCTGTTGCAGATCGATGCTTTGCACAAAGGTCACCGAGTACTTGCTCAGGTCTATTTGCCCGGTTTGCGCATCAGACACGGGGATGCCATCGTACGTGATACCGGTATGTTCAGCACCCAGGCTTCTTACCGAAACGGTTTTCAGGCCACCAACACCGCCATAATCTTTTACCAGTACACCAGAGAAGAACCGGGCCGCATCGCCTACCGTAGGCGCATTGATTTGTTGAAGGGTTTGCCGGCTTAATGATTGCGCAGGCGTAATAGCCGTGAAGGTTTGTTTCTTTTTCTGAGAACCTACCGTTACTTTTTCCAACGTTTTTACACTGTCTTGCTGTTGCGCAAAAAGTATAGCCGGCCATAACAGCCAGACGCCAAGGAATGCATATGTGATAAAAGCAGTCTTCAATCAATTGTGTTTGGGCACAACAATGGAACAAACAGTAAAAACAATAAGCGGAGAGACAAAAGCAGGCCTTTTGTTTTTACCAGCTTCTTCCACGAAAGCCGATAAATAAGTTGGCTATGGCAGGTCTTCTGGCTCGTTTCATTTGTTCAACACCTTCCCGCCCTTCCAATGGGGACAGTGGTTGTAGATTGAACACTTGTGGATGCTGACAGATCCACGAAACTTACAGCTGCGGGACAGCCCCGGAGTTACACCGGGTTCCCTTTTAATCCAAATCCCCGTTTAAGTGGGGACCGGAACCATAACTGGCGCAAATGTAGGGTATTTTCGGTATACGCTGGTGAATTACAGAGAAGTTGACAGGTTAACAGGTCGACAAGTTAACACGTTGACGGGTTTACACGTTGACAGGTTAATGGGTAAGAAGGAGGTTTTGGATGTATAAGGGAGGAGGTTGATAGAGTTGACGAAGTTGATAGGGTTGATAAAGGTATTAAACGCTGTATTCCTTGTTAACTTGTTAACCTATCAACTTATCAACTATCCCTCTATCAACTTCGTCAACTTTATCAACCCTATCAACCTACTTCGAAACGCGTACTTCAAATTTATCTTTCAAGCAAGTATAAGGATCAACCACCTCATACACAGTTTTAACAGCAGTGGGTTTTACCGTAATTGTCCTGGTAGTGGCTGTGCCTTTGTTCCATTTGTAGGTACCAATAAAAGAAGCTTTCAGGGTGGCGGTTTCGCCTTTTTTGATGGTGATGATCTCGTTCTTGTTTACGTCTTTCATCATTACAAAGTGGTCCCTGATCAGGCCGTCGGAGCAGATCCATTTCAACACCAGGCGGTTCTCATTTACTTCAAGCATGGAGGCGCCGCCGAGTTCGTTGTATGAATAATAAAAGGCATCGTGCGGATAGGTAGCCTGCCGGGCACCCATGGCGCCGGCTGAACCGGTTACCACATACACTGTTCCCCGGTTGGCCGAATCTTTTATATACGGACAGGAATTGGCGCTGCCATCATACAATGCAGTGGAAGAGCTCAGGTTATGCCGGGCTGCATTGAAAGTGGCTTCCATTCCATAATGCCCGTTCATCAATCGCGATCTTTCGTACAAATGACTGTGTCCGCAAATGATGAGGTCAACCCCATAGCGCTCGAGAATGCGAATGAAGTTCTCTCTTATTTTTACCAGTTCTGTCTCCTGGTCGCTGTTATGCGAGCCCATGGTATACGGCGGATGGTGCCAGTACGCCACAACCCAACCTCTTTTGGTATTGTGAAAGGCGTCGAGGTCTTTTTTTATCCATTGCACCTGGGCGCCCAGGGTATCGTACAGGCGGGTTTCTTTATCTTCCTTTCCGTAGGAGTCAATAGACAGGAAGTGCACATTGCCGATATCAAATGAATAATAGGCCTGGCTGCCGGAAGCTACGCCCCCACACTCCCCATTGGTGGGCATGGAGAAGTTCTGGTAATAGGCAATATCATGGGTTGATTGCGCCGTTGCTTTATACTGATCAAAATCATTGTAGTCGTGGTTACCGGGTGCGGGAAACACAGGATAATGCTTCAGCAGGTTATCTTTATAAATATTGAAGAATTTCTCCTGGAACTCGGGGTCCTGGCCGGAAAAATAAGCATTATCACCCAGCAGGATCCAGGCATCCATCGGTTTATTATCCAGGTACTTTATCACCTGGTCGCGTACCGAGCGCTGGTTAACGGAGTTGTTGCCGCAATCGCCAAACACGCCGATGCGGTAACTGCCTTCTTCACCGGGAGGCGGCAGGGTAACAAAATAATTGTCGGTTCCTTTTTGCAACGTATCACCTGCGCCCCCTCCAATGGCATAATAGTATTTGGTACGGGGAGTAAGACCAGTGATGGTAACCTTGTGCTCAAAAGTGAGCATTGGGTCCGAGGCCAGCCCGGTCAATTTTTTATCATCGGCGCTATAGTTCACCACGCTTCTTTGTAAGGCATCGGTACGCCAGCGGATAACAATACTGGTACTGCTGGCCACCTGTAAATAGGGCCCGCGGATCAAATGCGCCTGCACGTCGATCTTTCTTTGTGCGCTGCTGATGAAGGGCGCCAGCAACCCGGCCAAAGCCATCCCGGCAATTAATTTCGTTTTCAATTACTGATTTGATTTTTTGATGAACAATCCTGTTGGTTCCGCATCATCCAGCGTATGGATAAAGCTTACAATACTGGCAGCTTCGTTGGGCGTAAGGTGTAATGGAAGTGGAGATAAGGTTTGGTTGGGGATGGGCAGTTTTAACCCCGCTGCCCCACCCTGGTTATAAAATTCAATTACGGCTTCCAGGGTTTTGAAAGCGCCATTGTGCATATAGGGCGCCGTGGCAGCCGTATTGCGCACCGTAGGCGTTTTGAAGGCCTGTTTATAGTAGTCCATGGGAAACAGCGGATACCGGCCCATGTCGGTATCTGCTACAGGATGCAACAGATCATCGGTACGCGTAATGCCCGGCACTTCAAATTCCGTACGATCGTATAAGGGCGGCGTTAACCCATTGAACAGCGGCGCAAAATGACAGGTACCGCATTGCGCCTGGCCCATAAACAGGTTGAACCCTTTTATTTCATCTTCACTCAATGCAGGTCCTTTTCCCTGGATGTAATCATCAAACCGGGAACTGCGGGGATTCAAACTGCGCACATATGCGGCTATGCATCGGGCTATTTGATCGATGGGCGATGCAGCGCCCATCAGTTTGCTGTAGGTGGTATCCTGCTGCAGGTGTTTCACCAAAGCGAGTGAATCGGCATTCATTTCCTGTACATTGAACAGCACCGTTTTCACCTGGCTTTGCAGGCTTTCAGCTTTTCCATCCCAGAACTGCCGGTACTGAAATGCGGAATAGAATAACGATGGCGCATTGCGTGGTACGTGCGAATGGCCATCAAATGCATTACTGGTGGTTAGTCCATCGGTGAAATGTTTTTCGGGCTGGTGACAGGTAGCGCAACTGATCTTATTATTGCCAGATAGGCCGGGATCGAAAAACAAGCGGCGGCCCAGACCTATCTGCCATTGCGCGCTGCTATCGGCCCCAAGAAAAGCGATTAAGTTGAGGAAGGCCGGATTGAACAAATCACCTGCTTCATAATTCAATACATGGGTTGTATTCAGTTGTAATTGCAATTCCTTTATGAATACCTGCAACGACCGTTGCAACGGCAGCGCATAGTTGGTTAGAAAATGAAGACGGTCGAAGCTGTCAAAATCAGGATGCTGGTGCAACCAGGCAATGCCGCCTGACAGGTAATTAGCCACCTCCACCCCTGTTTTGGTTGCCTTCTCCCGGAAAGGCTGTAATACCGTTTGCAGGGCGCGGAGCGACATTTCCGACTCGGCAATGCCTGTCTTTAGCAAGGGGGCATCAAACCCGGTTATGCTTAAAGTAATTACCCGTACCAATTCCAGTTGTATGCTTTCCAGCAATTGTTTGTCATTAGCGGTAAAGCCGTATAACAAAGCATTGAGGTCTTTTGCGGAGGAGGTAACCACATCGGCCTGTTGTAATAATTCCAACTTTTTAGTGGCAGGATGCGCCTCATACAACAGGCTTTCTATCACCTGGAATCCGGTTGGTTCCCGGTACTCCATGTAGGGTTCTTCTATCTCATACTTCGGGGCGCTGTTATAAATAAGCGCGGCGCTTTTGAAGAAATATTCCAGGAAGAAGGCGATCTTTTTATACTGTAAGCGGGTGTTCTTTAATGCCAGGCGGGCTTTTATAACAGAAGCAGGATCATCATCCAGCTTATCAATCGACTGCTGCAGCTCACCGGTAGCCGAGGCAAAGACCTCCGCATTGGTTTTGAAATACGCCAATGCAACTGGCACCCCAATATCGGGCTTTGACCGCGTAAAGCCGGCCGCCATTGCCAGGCAGAAGCTCCAAACGATCATTCCGGCGGATATTTTCAAACGTACTGTATGAGTTGCTACAAATTTCACCTGCTATTAAAAGCGGCAAAGAAACGACTTGAATGTTATGGTTATATTAACTGTCTGAACTGCTTATTATTCGACTTTTTTATAACGACAGTGTCGCACTGGTTGAATTTCGCAAACGCCTTCAGGGCATCAGCAAATTTCTTCAGCATGTCCTTAGTAAGTTTCACCGGTTCAAAGTGCAGGTTGTGCACGATCAGTTCGTTTTGTTTGCGATCGGCTTTTGAATCCATGCGTGCTACAAAGGTATCGCCTATGAGTACGGGCAGGGAGAAATAGCCGTATTTCCGCTTGGGCGCCGGCACAAAACATTCTATCTG
The Niastella koreensis GR20-10 genome window above contains:
- a CDS encoding LytR/AlgR family response regulator transcription factor, whose product is MNENVPAMLQCMVIDDEPLAIQLLVNHIGKVPFLQLAGTFNNPMEALLHINTNPIDLIFLDIQMPQLNGVQFMQLLQNRAQVIVTSAYDKYAIDGFEHNVVDYMIKPIAFERFYKAAEKAYNLKNPGQKAEQPKDAYPATGGYIFVKVETKMVRVELDDILFIEGLKNYVSIQTKTQRIITLQVMKQLEEILPPNRFVRVHKSYIIALDKITSIERQEITIKDRIIPIGITYQEQFFKLLETRKP
- a CDS encoding YncE family protein, producing the protein MKHNRIILFVSLLVIGITSCKKDKDDSSAPKVTTGVYVLSEGLWQQNNSMLSYYNNTTGVSSTDFFAKTNGGTGLGDTGNDMLIYGTKLYIVMNESGVVTVADAHTGVKITNISFKTAGNVNRQPRYVTSYKGKVLVSNWDGKVSVIDTTSLAIEKDINIGPNLEQMAILGDKLYVAVSGALNAVSDSTVSIVDLTTMTETKKITVGYNPGYMTSDEAGNLYISCGPDYAGLYKSRLVKVSTATNSVVKVADTAVGRIKYYNNALYAAASYYGVATVRKLSTTDFSQVSANFVTDGTKVMNPYNVNVDPANGDVYVTDAKDYKTSGEVFCFDKNGNKKFNFSTSPAINPSTIVFIK
- a CDS encoding TonB-dependent receptor plug domain-containing protein; this translates as MKTAFITYAFLGVWLLWPAILFAQQQDSVKTLEKVTVGSQKKKQTFTAITPAQSLSRQTLQQINAPTVGDAARFFSGVLVKDYGGVGGLKTVSVRSLGAEHTGITYDGIPVSDAQTGQIDLSKYSVTFVQSIDLQQANAQTMLQPARAYASAAMLSINTLSFSTEALQHNRWQAGLKAGSFGLWQPAAGMNLVLPKHMAIGVNAEGIVSKGNYPYYLDNGTSSTHAKRQNTDVKSFQGEVNLLKQFADSATWQVKLSGYNSSRGLPGTVVFYNDRSAQHLWNEDYYLQSRYRKYFNHNKTGLLVSAKATRSYTRYIDPDYLNNTNGLDNRFTQYEYYASAALSQLIGERLTASASSDAAYMKLNSNMADFVYPTRKSFWNNVALNYARPLWQLNGSALLTTINDQVKSGKAAGTINKLTPSFAFNGKVSAQSPFMLRLFYKHVFRMPTFNDLYYRIIGNVSLRPEYARQYNAGIVYASPVKGVVKHLSISVDAYYNSIKDKIVAIPGKYLFGWTMLNLGRVSIKGVDVSTEADGAFSEQVSWFTRMSYTFQHALDVTDPASATWKNRIPYTPDHSGSALASVSYRKWTAGYSLLFSGLRYVLGENNAYNQVEGWGVHDVFVTRQLHIKQVAMQVKGEVNNITHQKYDVVRYFPMPGRSWKISLLFNNL
- a CDS encoding purple acid phosphatase family protein, with protein sequence MKTKLIAGMALAGLLAPFISSAQRKIDVQAHLIRGPYLQVASSTSIVIRWRTDALQRSVVNYSADDKKLTGLASDPMLTFEHKVTITGLTPRTKYYYAIGGGAGDTLQKGTDNYFVTLPPPGEEGSYRIGVFGDCGNNSVNQRSVRDQVIKYLDNKPMDAWILLGDNAYFSGQDPEFQEKFFNIYKDNLLKHYPVFPAPGNHDYNDFDQYKATAQSTHDIAYYQNFSMPTNGECGGVASGSQAYYSFDIGNVHFLSIDSYGKEDKETRLYDTLGAQVQWIKKDLDAFHNTKRGWVVAYWHHPPYTMGSHNSDQETELVKIRENFIRILERYGVDLIICGHSHLYERSRLMNGHYGMEATFNAARHNLSSSTALYDGSANSCPYIKDSANRGTVYVVTGSAGAMGARQATYPHDAFYYSYNELGGASMLEVNENRLVLKWICSDGLIRDHFVMMKDVNKNEIITIKKGETATLKASFIGTYKWNKGTATTRTITVKPTAVKTVYEVVDPYTCLKDKFEVRVSK